The Lentzea guizhouensis genome contains a region encoding:
- a CDS encoding phosphoesterase: MTELIVNGDAEQGLTGWLTVAGTPVVLRYDTGQGYPGPGDPGPAQRGAAFFGGGNTPLSTLRQRVTLPREFAGRSSRFAVSAWLGGYASQQDGARLSVEFLDAAGTPRGLVVLGPVTAEERGNRTGLFERTATGTVPPGSRTAVVTLQLTRSGGGTSNDGYADNISFTIGAR; this comes from the coding sequence ATGACCGAACTGATCGTCAACGGCGACGCCGAGCAGGGCCTGACCGGCTGGCTCACCGTCGCGGGCACCCCCGTGGTGCTGCGCTACGACACCGGGCAGGGGTATCCGGGCCCCGGTGACCCAGGCCCCGCTCAGCGCGGCGCGGCGTTCTTCGGCGGCGGGAACACGCCGCTGAGCACCTTGCGACAGAGGGTGACGTTGCCCCGCGAGTTCGCGGGCCGTTCATCTCGGTTCGCGGTGTCGGCGTGGCTCGGCGGCTACGCATCGCAGCAGGACGGCGCCCGCCTGTCGGTGGAGTTCCTCGACGCCGCGGGCACGCCGCGCGGCCTCGTGGTGCTCGGCCCGGTCACCGCGGAGGAACGCGGCAACCGCACCGGCCTGTTCGAGCGCACGGCCACCGGCACCGTCCCGCCCGGCAGCCGCACCGCCGTGGTCACCCTGCAGCTGACCCGTTCCGGTGGCGGCACGTCCAACGACGGCTACGCGGACAACATCTCGTTCACGATCGGAGCCCGTTGA
- a CDS encoding DUF3040 domain-containing protein translates to MPLSEHEQRLLDQIERALYAEDPKFASTVRGAKLRRPSKRRRVQGIVLFVAGVAALIAGVIFPQLAIASIPVVSVFGFLLMFFGVLITLTTLRRGDQVAEGAQEEGAKPTRSRSSFSERMEERFRRRFDEEQ, encoded by the coding sequence ATGCCACTCTCCGAGCACGAGCAGCGACTGCTCGACCAGATCGAGCGCGCGCTCTACGCCGAAGACCCGAAGTTCGCATCCACCGTACGAGGCGCCAAGTTGCGGCGGCCGTCCAAGCGGCGTCGTGTACAGGGCATCGTGCTGTTCGTCGCCGGTGTTGCGGCGCTCATCGCCGGGGTGATCTTCCCGCAGCTCGCGATCGCCAGCATCCCGGTCGTGAGCGTCTTCGGCTTCCTGCTCATGTTCTTCGGCGTGCTCATCACCCTGACGACGTTGCGTCGCGGTGACCAGGTCGCCGAAGGCGCGCAGGAAGAGGGCGCAAAGCCCACGCGCAGCCGCAGCTCGTTCTCCGAACGGATGGAGGAGCGCTTCCGCCGTCGCTTCGACGAGGAGCAGTAA
- a CDS encoding transglutaminase TgpA family protein, translating into MASRTASRGGSESSEWFSSATPWIAALAVLCASTALSGVIEGDLWLVRIAVVIVAITVTGAFLRATRLPPPLVAIAQVFVLLCLLTALHTRSGVLLFLPGPDALGELGNVLAESVAQVQTGVPPVHATPAIQALVVLAIGLVAVLVDTLAVAAAAPAASGLVLLCVFAVPASLADEMLPFWTFILGAAAFAMLLAVDGQHRHEAWRGRLGSGSASGTGSSATTVASIAMVIALVVGAGVTIVGTVGRLPLSGSGAGGRGGIGLNEMTSLRGMLNRGKTTEVFQVRGLPESTYMRASTLARYVPNKGWERGSDPGGQPARGELPLQPGDRGEGKSTKIEIEPRGWTSFWLPTYGAVRRIDTPDDDYRFDPGKGVIFTQREREPESYDLETVLSTPTKNQLRMASGQRSQVDPEYYKYDGVEQEVIDIARDVTKDATNDFDKAAALTEFFNGPTSGFRYELKTQGDVTKDALTDFVTRGKTGFCEQYASAMAAMARTVGLASRVAIGFTAGVPSPDNAYRTISTDDAHAWVEIFFPNHGWMTFDPTPMTDGRAVVPPYLREQAPGAEEEPTANTQTSTTAPVSQDSAAPSTSADGEEEAGVTGDATQQSTPPWHLWALGVVLLLAFLLTLFLVLALLGVISAGLLGAAWARKLLIPAAAALWLIGVGLAAALFSWWLAVLLVVVGAVMTPTLVRAVRRHNRLHAVTALGPDAATAAWAELMAESIDRGAPVPSAETIRTAARRLAREHNLDEAGRDGLRVMIAAIERAWYSPNPTADPALPGALAAVRQSLRQNAPLSLRARLFPKSVLRPTPAPLADTPDQEPVPV; encoded by the coding sequence ATGGCGAGCAGAACGGCCTCCAGGGGAGGCAGTGAGTCGTCGGAGTGGTTCAGCTCCGCCACGCCGTGGATCGCGGCGCTGGCGGTGCTGTGCGCGTCGACGGCGTTGTCCGGTGTGATCGAGGGCGACCTGTGGCTGGTGCGGATCGCCGTCGTGATCGTGGCGATCACGGTGACGGGCGCGTTCCTGCGGGCGACCAGGCTGCCTCCGCCGCTGGTGGCGATCGCGCAGGTGTTCGTGCTGTTGTGCCTGCTCACGGCGTTGCACACGCGGTCGGGCGTCCTGCTGTTCCTGCCGGGTCCCGATGCCCTGGGCGAACTCGGGAACGTGCTGGCGGAGTCGGTGGCGCAGGTGCAGACCGGTGTGCCGCCGGTGCACGCGACGCCGGCGATCCAGGCGCTGGTGGTGCTGGCGATCGGCCTGGTCGCGGTGCTGGTGGACACGCTGGCGGTCGCCGCGGCGGCTCCGGCGGCGTCCGGGCTGGTGCTGCTGTGCGTGTTCGCGGTGCCGGCGTCGCTGGCCGACGAGATGCTGCCGTTCTGGACGTTCATCCTGGGCGCGGCGGCGTTCGCGATGCTGCTCGCGGTGGACGGCCAGCACCGGCACGAGGCGTGGCGAGGACGGCTGGGGTCCGGCTCGGCGAGCGGGACGGGCAGCTCGGCGACCACGGTGGCGAGCATCGCGATGGTGATCGCGCTGGTCGTGGGCGCGGGCGTGACGATCGTCGGCACGGTCGGGCGGTTGCCGCTCAGCGGCAGCGGCGCGGGTGGTCGTGGCGGCATCGGGCTCAACGAGATGACGTCGTTGCGCGGCATGCTCAACCGCGGCAAGACCACCGAGGTGTTCCAGGTGCGCGGGCTGCCGGAGAGCACCTACATGCGGGCCTCCACGCTCGCCAGGTACGTGCCGAACAAGGGCTGGGAGCGCGGCAGCGACCCCGGCGGCCAGCCTGCGCGCGGTGAGCTGCCGCTGCAGCCCGGCGACCGCGGCGAGGGCAAGTCGACCAAGATCGAGATCGAGCCGCGGGGCTGGACGAGCTTCTGGCTGCCGACCTACGGCGCGGTCCGCCGGATCGACACCCCGGACGACGACTACCGGTTCGACCCCGGCAAGGGCGTGATCTTCACCCAGCGCGAGCGCGAGCCGGAGTCCTACGACCTCGAGACGGTGCTGTCGACGCCGACGAAGAACCAGCTGCGCATGGCGTCCGGTCAGCGCAGCCAGGTCGACCCCGAGTACTACAAGTACGACGGGGTCGAGCAAGAGGTGATCGACATCGCGCGGGACGTCACCAAGGACGCCACCAACGACTTCGACAAGGCCGCCGCGCTCACCGAGTTCTTCAACGGCCCGACCAGCGGGTTCCGCTACGAGCTCAAGACCCAGGGCGACGTCACGAAGGACGCGCTGACCGACTTCGTGACCAGGGGCAAGACCGGCTTCTGCGAGCAGTACGCCTCCGCGATGGCCGCCATGGCCCGCACGGTCGGCCTGGCCTCGCGCGTGGCGATCGGCTTCACCGCCGGCGTCCCGTCGCCGGACAACGCCTACCGGACCATCAGCACCGACGACGCCCACGCGTGGGTCGAGATCTTCTTCCCGAACCACGGCTGGATGACGTTCGACCCGACGCCGATGACGGACGGCCGCGCGGTCGTGCCGCCGTACCTGCGCGAACAGGCGCCGGGTGCGGAGGAGGAGCCGACGGCGAACACCCAGACGTCGACGACCGCGCCGGTCAGCCAGGACTCCGCGGCCCCGTCGACCTCGGCCGACGGCGAGGAGGAAGCCGGTGTCACCGGTGACGCCACCCAGCAGTCCACCCCGCCGTGGCACCTGTGGGCGTTGGGCGTGGTGCTGCTGCTGGCGTTCCTGCTGACGCTGTTCCTGGTGCTGGCGCTGCTCGGCGTGATCAGCGCGGGCCTGCTGGGCGCGGCGTGGGCGCGCAAGCTGCTGATCCCGGCGGCGGCCGCGCTGTGGCTCATCGGGGTCGGGCTGGCCGCGGCGTTGTTCTCGTGGTGGCTGGCCGTGCTGCTGGTGGTCGTCGGGGCGGTCATGACGCCGACGCTCGTGCGGGCCGTGCGCCGGCACAACCGCCTGCACGCCGTGACGGCGCTCGGCCCGGACGCGGCCACGGCGGCGTGGGCGGAGCTGATGGCGGAGTCGATCGACCGCGGCGCCCCGGTGCCGTCGGCCGAGACGATCAGGACGGCCGCGCGCAGGCTGGCGCGGGAGCACAACCTGGACGAGGCAGGCCGCGACGGGCTGCGCGTGATGATCGCGGCGATCGAGCGGGCGTGGTACAGCCCGAACCCGACGGCCGACCCGGCGTTGCCCGGCGCACTGGCCGCGGTGCGACAGTCGTTGCGACAGAACGCGCCGTTGTCGTTGCGGGCCAGGCTGTTCCCGAAGTCGGTGCTGCGGCCCACGCCGGCGCCGCTGGCCGACACCCCGGACCAGGAACCGGTTCCGGTGTAG